The window GAGAAAACACTATTTCAGTCTTCTCTACCATTTTGAACTAGCCCATTTCTTACACCGTGAATTCTCACTTGACTCTTCCTTAACAGGTATATTTGTCAGTAGACCCAGAATTACGCCATTTTTATCTGATAACAATTTCATACAATGTTGTTTGTTTTGTCTGTCGGGCAGCTATTGGAACAATCGATGGGAAATTTGATTGTGGATACATGGTGACAGTAAAGCTAGGATCTGAGACACTCAACGGAGTTCTTTACTATCCTGACGAATCGTCCAGCAGTACTACTCCGGTGCCGGTAAAACCCTGCACGGCCATTGTTCCCTTCAATATAAAGGAGACAGGAGGGGTCAAGCGAAGGAGCAGGAGAAGGAAAAGGGGTGGTGATCCTAATCGGCCAAAACCCAATAGAAGCGGTTACAACTTCTTCTTTGCTGAAAAGCATGCCTCTCTAAAAACAATGTACCCGGAGAAGGAAAAGGAAAGACAGTTTACTAAAATGATAGGTGAATCATGGAACAAGCTCACTGCAGAAGAAAGGGTGGTAAGTTTGTAAGTTATtaaatcatcatcattatcattgaCAATTGGCATGAATTTCTTTCTTCATCAATGGTGTGTGTTGTTATTGAATTGATAGGTATATCAGAACTATGGATTGAAAGATAAAGAAAGGTACCAGAGAGAATTGAAGGAATATACAGATAGGATGAAAATGGTGGCTGCTGCGGGGGAGGGGTGTAGCGTGTCCaaggaaactaataattaattaattaatcatgtcTCTGTAAAActtattattatcatttcatTTGTATGTTGTTTCTTCCAAAGACATTTTCATTTGAGGACCAATTAATTTCTAGTTATCTCTTTATTTtcatctaactttttttttatttgctaaaataaaatattttatttatttgctaGAGATCTTAATTTACTTTCATCTCACTCCAATTTCTTGTAATCACTGGCTTATTTGTTAATTGttgtgatttatttttgttaattttattttcccaACAACACAAACTAACATATATTAagtgatttgatttgatggATTTATACAATGAAATGTATAATCAAATTGACTTGAAAAAATCTCAAgggtgttttattaaataatacaactacacatagaatattttttttaaaatataataataatagtaaaggTTCTTAAGAGATAAAGgttaaaactttaattttcacttaaaacgttttaagttgtAGTGTATGTAGTTACTATGAAGTTATGTTTGTATTCTAACTTAATATAACGGTAACAAAATGTGGATATCTCCAGCCTCACTGAGGACTTGAGTTCGAGTCCGTTAAATAGCAATTTTTGCgtctgattaaatggttaagtgttttCGAATTATGCTTCAAATgcattaattatgttaaaaaaatagtgTTTTTTAAAATGACTTATGTGTGATGTATGAAGTTCAAACACATAATATTGTGAACATGAATGGTTATTAAGCAATTTGTATTTTCTGCTAccatttttttggttatttcGATGTTACATATACATGCAGGCAGTAAATGTATTTCACTCATATAATGATACATATACATAAAAGTGAAGCATCGTCTTTCttgtttgttaatttttttttttttctgtacaGGTGGTGGTACCTTAGTGGATACAGACATTGCATTTATAAGTAACATCGAACTAACCAATTTTTTCTAAACACCCTTGTTCCGTCTCACAGAGGGTAAAactgtaataattttatttatttacgaTTTTACCCGTATTTGTGAGACAAGCAAACTTGAAGAAAATGGTAACAAAAGATCTATTAAGCTGTATTTTTATTCTagtaatgaaaaattaaaaataatatgattcgaTGGTAGAAAAAAAGGGTATTTATCCAAATCTGGAGTTTGAGCCTCACAATGATGCGATGCCACGTGGACAGGCAATAGCATCCTAATTGAACCAATAGGATCCATTCAATCCAATCCAGATAACACCATCTCACTTCTCTACCATACACTTTCTCTTAAATATCCACTCCT is drawn from Impatiens glandulifera chromosome 3, dImpGla2.1, whole genome shotgun sequence and contains these coding sequences:
- the LOC124931784 gene encoding high mobility group B protein 9-like, whose protein sequence is MSTPAPPTTVAPAGKDEKRRPLAAHEDMVKDPAVFWDALSVFHSHKGTKIMVPVIGGKELNLHVLYVEVTSKGGYDKVVLEKKWREVSSVFSFSPTTTSASYALRKHYFSLLYHFELAHFLHREFSLDSSLTAIGTIDGKFDCGYMVTVKLGSETLNGVLYYPDESSSSTTPVPVKPCTAIVPFNIKETGGVKRRSRRRKRGGDPNRPKPNRSGYNFFFAEKHASLKTMYPEKEKERQFTKMIGESWNKLTAEERVVYQNYGLKDKERYQRELKEYTDRMKMVAAAGEGCSVSKETNN